CGCTGGCGACAGCTATGGTCATGGCTCGGACCACCGGGGCGTTCTACGTCATGGGTGGTGTGCTGGGTCTGCTGATTACTGCGATCGCCCCGGGCGACGAGGGTAATCGGCCGTTGGTGGGCACGGCTGCGGCGATCGCCCTGGCGCTCGGACTCACCCTGCTCGCCTGGGGGCCGCGGTTGCCGCATTCGATCCACCACATGTACGTCGCGATCGCGACCGTGCTGGTGACGATCGCGGTCTACGCGTTCCCGAACACCGTCGGCGCCATCAGCCTCGCCGCGTTCTACGTCTTCATCGCCTGCGATGCCGCGCTGTTCTTCGCGTGGTCGCATGCCGCCTCGCACATCGCCTTCGCGCTGGTCCTGTGTCTGTGGGTGTTGCCGGCGCGCCCCGTCGAGCCGGGCCTGCCGTGGTGGTCCGGGCTCATCCCGGCGGGCGTCACGCTCGGCGTCGGCATCGTCGTCGGGATCCTCACCCGGATGGCGTCGGAAGCCGATATCGACGTGCTCACCGGGCTTTTGAACCGTCGCGGTTTCGATCGGGCGCTCAACTCCGCGATCGAGCAGGCCTCGCGCACCGGCCAGGGACTGGCCCTCGTGCTCGTCGACCTGGACCGTTTCCAGAAGATCAACGACCACCTCGGCCATCGCGCGGGCGACGCCGTCCTGCAGCGCGTCGCCGACACCTGGTCGAAACTGCTTGCGCCGGAACAGCGTCTGGCCCGCTACGGCGGCGACGCGTTCGCGCTGCTGTTGCCGAACACCACCGAGCAGGCGGCCATCCTGCTCACCGAGCAGCTGCGCGCCGCGGTGACCACCGGGTGCTCGGCGGGCGTGACCTCCTGGCAGCCGGGCGAATCCGGCTCGCTGCTGGTCAGTCGCGCCGATGTCGGTCTGTACCGGGCCAAGCAGGCGGGCCGCAACCGGACGGTGCTCGAATCGTCGCGGCAGCTGCCGCTCGCGGTGGAACTGCGCGAGGCGATCGACCGCGGCGCCCTCGACGTGCACTACCAGCCGATCGTCAGCCTCACCGAGGGCGGCGGCAAAGCGGTCGGCGTCGAGGCGTTGCTGCGCTGGTCGTCGAGCGCGCAACCCGACGTCACCACCGAGGGCCTGATCCGCGTTGCCGAGGAATACGACCTCATCTCCGACCTGGACGAGCTGGTATTGCGCCGCGCCTGCGCCGATGCCGCCCGGTTGCAGGACACCTTCGCGCAACTCGACCTCACACTGAACGTCAACGTGAGCGGGCTCGAACTGGCCGAAGCCGGCTACGCCGACCGGGTCGCGGGCATCCTCGCCGGCACCGGCTGGCCCGCCGATCAGCTCGTGCTCGAGGTGACCGAGAGCGAGCTCGCCGCCGAATCGCAGACCGCCATCGCGAACCTGCACACCCTGCGCGAGCGGGGCGTGCGCATCGCCATCGACGATTTCGGCACCGGATACTCCTCGCTCAGCCGGCTCGCCACGTTGCCCAGCGACATCCTCAAGGTCGACCAGTCCTTCGTCGCCGCGATCCGCTCCGACTCGCCCGCGCCGCCGCTGCTCGGCGTGATCGCCGCGCTGAGCAGCGCCCTCGATCTGCAGGTCATCGCCGAAGGCGTGGAAACCGAGTACCAGGCCGCGGTGCTCACCGAACTCGGCTTCGCGCTCGCCCAGGGCTATCACTACAGCGACTCGCATCCGGTCGCGGAGTTGATCAGCGACCTCAATGAGAACCAGGGGCGGGTCGGTCCCGGTACGTCTGACCGCGAACTCGGCAACGGGGATTCCATGCACGCCGCCAACGGATGGTTGCCGCTCGGCTGAGCCGCGGTCGGGTTGCCGCGGGAGGTCGGCCACGGCTGAACCGACTCGAGGTCCTGGCGGCCGCCCAGGTCCGTAGCAGGTGCCGGGTCTACGCCGCGTCGGAGTGTGGATAATCCGGTTGACCTGGCTCGAGCGGATGCCCATGCTGGGGGCATGCGTTTGCTCGTTTATGGCTGTTGATCTGTCCGGACGGTGCTGGCCCGGCTGACGGGTAGTGCCGGAACCGTTCGTTCCCTCGCGGTTCGCGTGGTGCTCTTCAAGGGCATCGGTGAGCTGATTCCGTTCTATGCGGTGTACGCCCTGTTGTTCGCCGAGCACGGGCTGAGCACGGGACAGATTTCGTCGCTGTTCGCGATCTGGTCGGTCACCGCGTTCCTGCTCGAGGTGCCCTCCGGCGCGTGGGCCGATACCGTTTCGCGCCGGGCGCTGCTCGTCCTCAGCGGTGTCCTGCTGACCGCCGGCTTCGCCCTCTGGACCGTGGTCCCGACCTACTTCGGCTTCGCCGCCGGATTCGTATTGTGGGGCGCGGCAGGCGCTTTGGCTTCCGGCACGTTCGAAGCGCTGCTGTACGACGACCTGGTCGCGCGCGGCGCACAGTCGGCCTATCCGCGCCTGCTCGGCTA
This genomic stretch from Nocardia brasiliensis ATCC 700358 harbors:
- a CDS encoding putative bifunctional diguanylate cyclase/phosphodiesterase; this encodes MRGIGARGDTRTRVRAASALATAMVMARTTGAFYVMGGVLGLLITAIAPGDEGNRPLVGTAAAIALALGLTLLAWGPRLPHSIHHMYVAIATVLVTIAVYAFPNTVGAISLAAFYVFIACDAALFFAWSHAASHIAFALVLCLWVLPARPVEPGLPWWSGLIPAGVTLGVGIVVGILTRMASEADIDVLTGLLNRRGFDRALNSAIEQASRTGQGLALVLVDLDRFQKINDHLGHRAGDAVLQRVADTWSKLLAPEQRLARYGGDAFALLLPNTTEQAAILLTEQLRAAVTTGCSAGVTSWQPGESGSLLVSRADVGLYRAKQAGRNRTVLESSRQLPLAVELREAIDRGALDVHYQPIVSLTEGGGKAVGVEALLRWSSSAQPDVTTEGLIRVAEEYDLISDLDELVLRRACADAARLQDTFAQLDLTLNVNVSGLELAEAGYADRVAGILAGTGWPADQLVLEVTESELAAESQTAIANLHTLRERGVRIAIDDFGTGYSSLSRLATLPSDILKVDQSFVAAIRSDSPAPPLLGVIAALSSALDLQVIAEGVETEYQAAVLTELGFALAQGYHYSDSHPVAELISDLNENQGRVGPGTSDRELGNGDSMHAANGWLPLG